In Candida orthopsilosis Co 90-125, chromosome 4 draft sequence, the genomic stretch ATGACAACCCAGCCATGTCGTAGCTATTCATACCTTCATACCATTCCATAGCTCTTTTAGCAAATCTTTGTACTGAAATGGAAAGATATGATGCTCCTAAAATATCAGTTGGGGTCCCTCCAGTAGCTTGAATATaccaattggaaatatcTTGAACAAATCCAATCTTGATAAGACCTACAGACCACATAAAATTTTGGGCCCAAGCTGCAGCAATGGGAGGAACTCTAGCCACCGCCATCATAGCCATGATTGCCAATGACTGGAAATAAATGAAAAGTGACATTGAATTCGATGCAATATGAGCTGCAGTGCTTGAATGACCAATAACTGAAATAACACCAGATGTTACAACACCCAAACCAGAAATTGCAGCAATGGGCCATCCGGCATATTTAGTTTGTACAGTTTTACCATTGGATAAAGTTGCTTCAACACATGCCAATTGATCATAAGATTCCAAATCATAAATCAACACTTTAACTCTAGCATCAACATCGGGAACAGTATAAGCTATTCCAGGAATCTGACTACTAATTGATGACCCCAATTGATAATGCGAATCAAGATTCAAATGCCCTGAAGTCAACGGACAAAGTGGGTTAGCACCTGAACCACTTGATTCATAATCAATATCACAAAGAGATATATTTCTTTGCACGACATTCAAACCATAAACAATAACATTGATATAAGCTCCAACTTTagcatcaattgatgaaatagcattgatatcaaaatAGATAGTTCTGTTTCCGGGATAAAACACAATATCGAAATATGATGCTGTAAATTGTGAATTATCCATACAAGTTAAAAGTGAACTTGATTTGATGTAGTGAACAGCTGATACCACATTGAACAAGCAGGTTATACCAATTAAAAGTAGCTTGTATGGTAACATTGTGGATTAATAGTTTGTGTTGGATATCTAGGGGGGATTGAAGATATAGAGAAGGACCTGGttgactttgatttttgGTGGTGCCTAGTCCTTTTGTAAGTTTCAAGATCTAATGATGGTTGATAAGGTGTCGCTAACCAAGTATAGACCTGTAAGTGTGGTGTTTATGTAGTTGTCGTTGTAACGAAAGGCTGTATTATGGTGATATGGTGCTGCAAAGATTTTGCTGTCTTTCTAAGGCGGAGTAAAAATAGTAGtaacttttccaaaatggCAGCTTAAGCAAACATGTAAAAAATACAAGccaaatttaaaaatgatgaaaGATAGAGACTATAGTTTgatatatgtatatgtgtAGTAGATATACCTCAGTTAATAAGTAGTTGTCGCAGccgttgttgttgatgatgatgatatagtattgaagttttgaagttttgaaGGTAGTTCGTTTTTCCTCACTGTGAGTTTTGAAaccaacaaagacaaaagaCAAACAGAAGACAAGcagaaagaagaaaaagaaaaaaaacaactgcttttgattttgagtTATGTGCATTACGTAAGTTGTTACTTAATATGCATACACAGATATGTAATCGGGTATTTGTGTAACTAATTCTAAACTTAGAAAAAATCTTAAATACCTTTTGTTTACGTAAATATTACCTGAACGCTGCCATTCCAGCTGCCTTTCAATGAACACCAAGATAATATAGGTGTGTGTATATCTGTGTATTCTAGTAGTAGTCAAGCTTTTTTTAACAGCAAACAATAACAGTCACGATAGCAGGAACGTGGTTATTACAACAAATATACGTAGTAGAAACCATAACTATGTATTATGTTACACAATTCACGCCAGTTTTTAGCAATagaatttttcaagtattCACGTGATTTCGGTAATGTAAATCCCTGTTATATTCGTTATATATGCAAGTCATTTGTAAATGCAATAGGCTGTGCATCAGTCCATTTcgtttttctttttttttttttcgttttCCCCTTAGTTTTTATGTGAATAGAAGTCTCCAATTCACCAACTATATAATCACCAACATGTAATCATCCCTTCTAAAAGGCGGGATCAGTATCTCCCAAATGCTTGTTTCTTGGTTaatacaacaaagacaCACACAAGCACTTTAACgacttttgattttcttgttgatgaattggcaTCATCcaagaaagaaaacatATTGGCTGTGCAGTAGAGGAAAAAAGTTTGAGAGGAGATGGGGGATTACTTGTTGGTCGagctttttcaaaattgcgCAAGACTTCTTTAATGACCAATTGGTCACactttgataaatcttTTTGTAGAGAAAGGTGTCAAAATCTCACCTTTCGCACAGCTTTGCTCGTGAAGATCTTTTCGCTAAGTATAGCCCGGGTTTGACAGTTGTATCTCAAATCAATGACGTATATAGTATTATGCTGTTCTTGGCACCCAGTCAAGAAAGTTGCAATTGTTACGCAAGCTGTTCCATACACAAAAACCCATGCGACGCATACATTCAAGTATAAAACATATATTGCATTACACAATAAGGTGTTGGGGCTGTGAGACAAACATCACAAACCCAGTCGAATATTCCTACAGGGTTTACTAATGCCCTACTTTCCCCACCACCCTCAACTGGAGTCATCACTTTTTACACCAATTATTGGAgaatattcaaatatagTACTTTTTTAATACACCAACTTTTCACTCTCTATGTTCACTAAGAGTGCTTTCAAAGATTCTAGACAAAATGGGAGGAGTTGTAGATCTATTCACAACCCTCTTAATTCCAATAACAACACAGGCAATTCTTACTacaaaacaatgaaattaACAGCATTAGCTCAATATCAGAGTGATGATTCTAGagttcaacaacaatctcattttctttctctccTATTACATGCTGCCCTCCAATTGCGTCGTCTGCTTCGTTCATAGATTCATATGTCAACTGTGTTTCTGTACATTCTGATAGCATTTATCGGACTAAACAtatgttgtttttcaacGAGGTGTACCGGCTTCCATTGACAATAAAAGAAAGCTCCACAAGTTGATACTTGCTTCTGGAAACTGCAACTCAAGTTCACAAATTCTTCTTGCTACAGCATTACTCACTAAACAGTGTCAATAATCCAAAACTGTAATGTTCGATGTGCTAAATgaataaaacaaagaaCTCTTATGAGGAATGATGCTGGAGATGACACAGCTTTTACAATTCTAGCATCCGATCTTGAATGTACATGATTTCTCACTGGCATCGACTTGCTTTAGAGCTTACATTCCATAGAAACATATGGATAGAACTTCTCCTCATGGCTCGCATTTCATCTCCTTTCATCTCCTTTCAAGACTATTTTGTATTCAAGGTTGATGCCATAAGAAAACGTTGCATAAAAACCATCACACAACTAACGCGAATAAGCACCGGCCAGGGTACGAGAGGTATAAAGGCTATTATATACATTGATTTAGAATATTGCCGCTATCCGCTTTGGGGGTGGGTACAAGCCGCATTGATTACCTAATTGGTATAGATGTTTTCTGTGCATTGTTACACTACCTATCTCATCTATCaccttttttgaaatttgccatttttcattttcacGTACTCATCTCTTGAGAAGTTAGTCATTATCAAGACatataaacaaacaaacatATTTGACTATTATTTTAGACTATAAATATAATCAACTGCTTTCtacaatttacaaatttaATCAGTCCGTTAGAAGCTTATACTAAATTATGGCCACTAGaactcaatttgaaaattccaatgaagttggtgtcttttccaaattaaCAAATTCCTATGCTCTTGTTGCCGTTGGAGGATCAGAAAACTtttattcatcatttgaagcCGAACTAGGTGACGTTATTCCCATTGTTCATACAACTATTGCCGGTACTCGTATAGTTGGACGTATGACTAGTGGGAATAGACGTGGTTTATTAGTCCCCACCCAAACTACtgatcaagaattgatgcATTTGAGAAACTCCTTGCCTGATTCAGTCAAGATTCAAAGAGTTGAAGAACGATTATCTGCATTAGGTAATGTCATATGTTGTAATGATTATGTTGCATTAGTACATCCTGATATTGAACGAGAAACTGAAGAATTGATAGCAGATGTATTGGGGGTTGAAGTATTCCGTCAAACTATTGCTGGGAACGTTCTTGTTGGATCATATTGTGCTTTAAGTAATCAAGGTGGATTGGTTCATCCACAAACTTCAATACAAGATCAAGAGGAGTTGAGTAGTTTGTTGCAGGTGCCATTAGTTGCTGGTACGGTAAATCGAGGATCgaatgttgttggtgctggATTGGTTGTTAATGATTGGTTTAGTGTTGCTGGATCCGATACCACGGCGCCTGAATTGTCAGTTATTGAATCGATTTTCAGGTTGCAAGATGCTCAACCGGACGCCATTGGTGGTAATTTGAGAGATACTTTGATTGAAACCTACTCGTAGGAAAAAACGAAGGGGGCACCTAGATAACAGAAGGTGTTTTCAAGGGTCTTTGATACAAAAGGCATTGTTAAAAATGACCTTGGATAGAAGTATATCCATAATACTCAAGTTACACTACATCTATAAGTATCAACAAACTATTGatcttttccttcaactGTCAAGATGTAATACAttatcaacttcttctcttGATATATAGTATTCGTTTATTACCTAATTGAGTAATCAGTGTGCAAAGTATTGGCCATGTGAAAATCTTTTGAGGTCGGTAGCGCTCTCCACTTTTCTTACTCCCCTCAACTCTCGTATGcacaaaattcaacaacaaattcttgaataaaTACACCTAACAAGTACTCATAAACCTAtttctcctcttcttcgtcTTACCACAATAACCCAGTTAAGAATGGATTTCTATGGTATCACTCGTGGTACAATTCGTGGTGAAGCCCTCAAGAAGTTAGCTGAACTCACGGTTGAACACGTTCCgtccaatttgaaagagaTAAACACTggtattcaaaaagatgATTTCGCTAAATTATTAACATCAACTCCCAAAGATTTACCATTACGCAAATCCATTGGTAGTATTAATGATCAAAAGATGTCCAATGTTGCTATTGCACCTAAAGAATATGAAACTCTTGTTGCCTTATGTGATGCTACTGATAAACCAATTAAATTGACAAGTCAAGTCAAGACCTTGATCGATAAGTTCAAAGTATATTTGTTTGAGTTACCTGACCAACAATTTGCTTATAGTATCGTCGCCAAATCTGTTGCTATTGCTCCTTGGACTTTActtggtgaaaaattgacaattgcattgatcaatttggcTTATCAAGCAAACAAAcattattttgatgaagttgttgaaattttccaccagtttattgaaaaattttttgataatgttgaaTTACACttatccaatttcttgacaTTGACAGGTGTCATTGATGGATTAAACCAAAATGCTCAGTTTTTGACATATTCATCAAGGACTTTTCGtattttcaccaatttgGATTCTGCTATCGATAACTCTGAAATTTTGGGTGCTATTGAAGATTATTCAGATTATCTCTATGATGATCCAAACCCATATcaagaattgttggaaCGTGATTTCTGTCTTAATTTTTCACCCATACTTtatcttgaaaaattatcaagatTGATGTGTTCGATacttttggaaattgtcAGCTCCAAATCACAATCTTTGTTGCCTTATTTGTTGGCCCAAGCTGCAAAGAaatatgatgaagatgaatcCAATGGTGGAGCCATTGGTCATGGTAAAGATCAATTGTCCTTTCCAAGAGCTCAAATGGAAATCATAAAAATTTTAAGTGATTTGGCATTAAGGAAGTTGGAGTTTTTGGATAGAGGTGAAACTTATATCGTGTACTCTACCAATAACCGTTTGAAATTGGGATATTTAGCTAAAAGTTTCAACTTGCAAGTTTTGAGTTGTGGAACGTTTACTGATAATTTAGACCTTATTACTTCGAAAGAATTGTTTAAAGCCAATATTGAGATCAAAGATGCCATGTTAGATCCTGACTTGGGGTTGActattttccaatttggatCGTTGTTAgttttcaaagatgaaCTGATTGGTCCTTTATTAACAAGAGTGTTCACTTCAGTTATCGCTAATCCAAGATTAGAACAACAGTATTGTTTGGAAGCCTCAAAATGTGTCGGATTGGGAAGTAAGAGATTACCCCAGGATGCAGTTGTCACCACAATCTATTCGTTAACGAATTTGTTATTTGTCACTAATGAAGGGTTACAAGGACCATCTAAGAGTGCCAGAAGAGCCGCCAGAAACTATACTGGTGGTACTGATAATGCGTCATCCAGGGAGTTTGTTTCCTCACCATTGTCTTCAAGAAGAACTTCAATGAcatctttttcacaattgTTCAGTAAGGGTAGCATATCTGGAgaatatgatgaaaatgattaCCAAAAAGTGTGTGAAAATGCCGTCACCGCCATTATTGAAGTTTCAGAAGCatgtgatgatgaatcGATTCCTGCATTGGCATGTACTATCTTGTCACAAAAAGTGACCAAGGTTGAATCACCGATTGGATCTTTAATTCTAAAAGGTTTGTGTTCATGTGCTCCTTATGTTCCTGAACGTGaatttatcattttgaTTAGATTATTGAATAAGTTAActgttgattcatttgaaagGAAAAATGTGACCTTGTTAGGCCATTTGAATGATTcgagattgattttgtcatcaaaattgaaaccagaTAAtcatttgtattttgtCTATTTGCATGAATTGTTGCAATCGATAATCAGTAAAGGCGatgttcaacaattggaacatCATAGATCCCACAATGAAATCAGTGAAGTTGGTGATCAAATTGCAATTTATTTGAAACCATTGGCTGAATTGTTACCTGATGTTCATTTAGGTCAAGAacctttgaaaattgaaaagaccGAAACCATCAATTTATTCAGAAACGTGTGGTTTAATATGGTCGTTCATGGTTACACTTtaaattccaaaaataCCAAGGTTTTTAAgaatgaattggaaagaattgCCTACAACTCGCCACCCTTGATTTCGGAAAGATCATGGGATAGAACTGAAACTTCGATCGAGTTAAACACTGTATTGAGACGTGGTTCATCAAATCATAATATTAAAGACCACAAAACCTTCTTGggtgatatttttgaaattcatcGTACAATGTCATATCCcaaattgatgtttttgtCAGCTGCTGTTCTTTGTGAAAGTTTGCGTGTTCGTACTGGTGATTGTTCCAAGATTTTGTATTACTTCACCGATCCAACAAGTAAAATCTCAGGTGTTGATAAATATTTGGGTCCAATTTCCTTTAAAATTGTTCGTGATTATATTGGTTTGATTAATACTGGGGCTAATAAGCAATTCACTGCTGATCATATTGCTAACCAATTGACAACTATGTTGACATTATCAACCCATCCGGTTACTGAAATGCAAGATGCGTCTATTCAATGTTGTGACTTATTGATTAATAAAGTGTCAGCATCATTGTGCCATAAAAAATCCTTGTTTGCTTTATTTGACATTTTGACATTGTTATTTCAAAGTATTGCCGATGCTGATATTCATGAATATGATCCAACTACTTCCTTCAGAGCAAGATGTACTGGAATCAAAATTACTATGTCTGATGATTACGATTGGAGATGTTCTACATTCAATCGATTCCATGAAAAAGCCAAGAGTTGGGTTGAATTGTTATTATACAAGAGTAACATTGATGTGAAGAGTTTGATTCAATCGTATGTTGCTGCCAATGAAGAATTGCAATATGAAGctccaattcaatttggtctTTCATTTGCGTTGAAGATGTCGGGAACT encodes the following:
- a CDS encoding phosphatidylinositol-4-kinase; the protein is MDFYGITRGTIRGEALKKLAELTVEHVPSNLKEINTGIQKDDFAKLLTSTPKDLPLRKSIGSINDQKMSNVAIAPKEYETLVALCDATDKPIKLTSQVKTLIDKFKVYLFELPDQQFAYSIVAKSVAIAPWTLLGEKLTIALINLAYQANKHYFDEVVEIFHQFIEKFFDNVELHLSNFLTLTGVIDGLNQNAQFLTYSSRTFRIFTNLDSAIDNSEILGAIEDYSDYLYDDPNPYQELLERDFCLNFSPILYLEKLSRLMCSILLEIVSSKSQSLLPYLLAQAAKKYDEDESNGGAIGHGKDQLSFPRAQMEIIKILSDLALRKLEFLDRGETYIVYSTNNRLKLGYLAKSFNLQVLSCGTFTDNLDLITSKELFKANIEIKDAMLDPDLGLTIFQFGSLLVFKDESIGPLLTRVFTSVIANPRLEQQYCLEASKCVGLGSKRLPQDAVVTTIYSLTNLLFVTNEGLQGPSKSARRAARNYTGGTDNASSREFVSSPLSSRRTSMTSFSQLFSKGSISGEYDENDYQKVCENAVTAIIEVSEACDDESIPALACTILSQKVTKVESPIGSLILKGLCSCAPYVPEREFIILIRLLNKLTVDSFERKNVTLLGHLNDSRLILSSKLKPDNHLYFVYLHELLQSIISKGDVQQLEHHRSHNEISEVGDQIAIYLKPLAELLPDVHLGQEPLKIEKTETINLFRNVWFNMVVHGYTLNSKNTKVFKNELERIAYNSPPLISERSWDRTETSIELNTVLRRGSSNHNIKDHKTFLGDIFEIHRTMSYPKLMFLSAAVLCESLRVRTGDCSKILYYFTDPTSKISGVDKYLGPISFKIVRDYIGLINTGANKQFTADHIANQLTTMLTLSTHPVTEMQDASIQCCDLLINKVSASLCHKKSLFALFDILTLLFQSIADADIHEYDPTTSFRARCTGIKITMSDDYDWRCSTFNRFHEKAKSWVELLLYKSNIDVKSLIQSYVAANEELQYEAPIQFGLSFALKMSGTISSHDRDLQAITYANISALDTTPSIVSQLNWRSNFVSQVMNKLPLRTDEESDFAFKAIREKVYNIKSRLFDQFNENPSDDEIMSLLTEIAGLTLLSDSNNAELVRYMVEIPFLLFEPSVMIPASGVWFAVMKDKPKLSMLLLSELAQKWEESIELRKGLFSQEFDIVHPEFDKMEYAPSNRSIDLKLADKAQRSFEPHLELVRLFSSNFEATLNQSDHLLKLFTRFVEVGLKNLKFASYHPLSRLVRFELIKFSFEVLQVHLKLGSRICKYLTELIFDGALTWFRQRFIYPFGANKLKFKSEAIVMNEVARMAGAVSIFRSKDIEMKRTIFLQFLDDEVYKFNVWSTSLNPTDTSGSIIGSSHQVSSSHVTRAYEIDPILAINLAMRYQSKSHDDLIQQLIIKNPLPAVTYPDAVQFFIGINLGTHMPSHQLLFWSPVSPIDAITLFLPPFGANPYILQYTMRSLETHDVNLTFFYVPQIVQSLRHDAKGYVERFIIETAKVSQLFAHQIIWNMLANSYKDDDSTEPDDLKPVLDRIQEEMLKELSNEDLQFYHKEFGFFNEVTDISGKLKPYIKKSKAEKKAKIDEEMALIKVEPGVYLPSNPDGVLVDINRKSGKPLQSHAKAPFMATFKIKKELTDYDEHGKPQQVEIEKWQSAIFKVGDDCRQDVLALQLISIFRTIWSDAGLDLYVYPYRVTATAPGCGVIDVLPNATSRDMLGREAVNGLFEYYITKFGPQKSIEFQRARNNLVKSLAAYSIISYLLQFKDRHNGNIMYDDQGHILHIDFGFCFDIVPGGVKFEAAPFKLTHEMVMVLGGSDDTQAFKWFEELCIKGYLACRPYMELIVRTVVPMLESGLPCFKDTTIKNLRSRFVPGKTDKEAAAYFRKLIKKSMESFYTRGYDEFQRITNGIPY